ttacataaaatcaagaatactttcaagtttgctagctcacttccaatcttgtaaggtgatcatccaacctcaagaaatctttgtttcttacagtaggttatcattctaatacaaggtaataatcatattcaaactttggttcaatttctataactataacaatcttatttcaagtgatgatcttacttgaacttgttttcgtgtcatgattttgcttcaagaactttgagccatccaaggatccattgaagctagatccatttttctcttttccagtaggttcatccaaggaacttaaggtagtaatgatgttcataacatcattcgattcatacatataaagctatcttattcgaaggtttaaacttgtaatcactagaacatagtttagttaattctaaacttgttcgcaaacaaaagttaatccttctaacttgacttttaaaatcaactaaacacatgttctatatctatatgatatgctaacttaatgatttaaaacctggaaacacgaaaaacaccgtaaaaccggatttacgccgtcgtagtaacaccgcgggctgttttgggttagttaattaaaaactatgataaactttgatttaaaagttgttattctgagaaaatgatttttattatgaacatgaaactatatccaaaaattatggttaaactcaaagtggaagtatgttttctaaaatggtcatctagacgtcgttctttcgactgaaatgactacctttacaaaaacgacttgtaacttatttttccgactataaacctatactttttctgtttagattcataaaatagagttcaatatgaaaccatagcaatttgattcactcaaaacggatttaaaatgaagaagttatgggtaaaacaagattggataatttttctcattttagctacgtgaaaattggtaacaaatctattccaaccataacttaatcaacttgtattatatattatgtaatcttgagataccatagacacgtatacaatgtttcgacctatcatgtcgacacatctatatatatttcggaacaaccatagacactctatatgtgaatgttggagttagctatacagggttgaggttgattccaaaatatatatagtttgagttgtgatcaatactgagatacgtatacactgggtcgtggattgattcaagataatatttatcgatttatttctgtacatctaactgtggacaactagttgtaggttactaacgaggacagctgacttaataaacttaaaacatcaaaatatattaaaagtgttgtaaatatattttgaacatactttgatatatatgtatatattgttataggttcgtgaatcaaccagtggccaagtcttacttcccgacgaagtaaaaatctgtgaaagtgagttatagtcccacttttaaaaatctaatatttttgggatgagaatacatgcaggttttataaatgatttacaaagtagacacaagtacgtgaaactacattctatggttgaattatcgaaatcgaatatgcccctttttattaagtctggtaatctaagaattagggaacagacaccctaattgacacgaatcctaaagatagatctattgggcctaacaaaccccatccaaagtaccggatgctttagtacttcgaaatttatatcatatccgaagggtgtcccggaatgatggggatattcttatatatgcatcttgttattgtcggttaccaggtgttcaccatatgaatgatttttatctctatgtatgggatgtgtattgaaatatgaaatcttgtggtctattgttacgatttgatatatataggttaaacctataactcaccaacatttttgttgacgtttaaagcatgtttattctcaggtgaatattaagagcttccgctgttgcatactaaaataaggacaagatttggagtccatgtttgtatgatattgtgtaaaaactgcattcaagaaactgatttcgatgtaacatatttgtattgtaaaccattatgtaatggtcgtgtgtaaacaggatattttagattatcattatttgataatctacgtaaagctttttaaacctttatttatgaaataaaggttatggtttgttttaaaaatgaatgcagtctttgaaaaacgtctcatatagaggtcaaaacctcgcaacgaaatcaattaatatggaacgtttttaatcaataagaacgggacatttcaacacagtcataagccttttccaagtctacgaatgccatgtgtaggttcttttgtttttccctatacttctccataaggcttctaacgATGTGGATCGCTTCTATCGACGAACGTCCTGGCATGAAACCGAACtggttctctgaaacctttgtctcatgtcggagcctcgtctcaatcactctctcccaaagcttcattgtATGACTAAGTAACTTTATGCCTCTATAATTACTACATATTTGTGCATCTCCCTTAttcttgtaaatgggaataacctcactaagtctccattccataggcatcttTGCGCTTCTAAACGTCATGTTGAAAAGGTTTGTCAGCCATCTAACCCCTTCATCTCCTAGGCACCTCCATGCCTCAATCGGAATTTGGTctggtcctactgctttgtttctccccatctttcgtagaGACGATCTAACTTCCTCCTGGTTAATCCTCGTACAGAAACAGTTGTTTTGATACTCACGAACCTCATGGAGTTCCCCGTTCCGCTCGGGTCTTTCCCTACAGAAGAGGGATGCAAAATACTCCTCCCATCTATTCCTAATAAGGTCTTCTTTCACTATAGTTTGACCCGCTTCATTCTTGATAAATTTGACGTTAACCAAGTCCCTGCTTCTTCGCTCCCTAGGTTTAGCTATCCTATATATGTCATTAGCTCCCTCTTTAGAGTTTAGTTTCCTATATAAATCTTCATATGCTTTGTCTTTAGCAATAGCTACGGCCTTCTTtgcttctcttttagcttctttatatctTTCTTCTATCCTAGTTCTCTCTGCAGGTGTCCCTTCTCCAAAagtaatgagctccctaaacctcgtCTGTTTTAACGCGACTTTTGTTTGGACATCGTCATTAAGCCACCACGATTCTCTACTACTCTTATGGGCTCTCGATGTCCCTATTGCCACCCCTAAAGTCTCTTTTGCCACATCTCTGATAGCGGACGCCATGCGGTTCCAAATCTGATCTACATCAGTAAGGGCTACGTAATCCCCTTCTACCCTCAATCTATCAGCAACAGTCGCTCTAAAAGTCTCTGCATTCGCTCCATGCAGGTTCTTCCAAAGGACTCTAGGTTGCACAACCCTGGCCCTCCTACCAACTCTTCCCCGAGTGACTAGGTCCATGACCAACAATTGATGCTGGGAGGAGCAAGTCAATGCTGGAAGGACCTTACAGTCCCTACAAGTCCTAAGTTCCCCTTTACGGAGGAGCAAAAAGTCAATCTGGGTGCTACGACCCCCGCTATGAAAAGTAGCTAACTGAGCATCCCTCTTCTTGAAGAAAGAGTTTGCTACGACCATCTCGTGGGCAATGGCAAACTTCAGGATTGAGCGCCCTTCTTCGTTTCTAGGGCCAAACCCAAAGCCCCCATGGGCTCCCTCGTAACCTTCTGCCTCCACTCCTATGTGTCCATTCAGATCACCCCCTATAATCAGTCGATGGTCCGCTGGGCACCCCCTCACTACCTCATCTAACAATTCCCAAAAACTCTTCTTCTCCGCATCACTTAAGCCCGTGTGAGGTGCGTATGCGCTTATGACCGTGAAAGTCTCCTTAATAATTAgactaaccgacataatcctatcgctaaGCCTACTCACGTCAACAACGTTATCCTTATGTAGTTTGCCCAAAAAGATACCTACCCCGTTTCGTGCTATCCTAGAACCCGAGTACCACAACCTATAGTCTTTAATATCTACCGCCCCTTcacccttccatctagtctcttgaacaCACCCTATGTCTACATTACTCTTAAGAAATGTATCAACGAGCTCAATCCTCTTGCCCGTCAAGGTTCCTATATTCCAACTACCCACTCTAATCCCACCCGGGGTAGCAACCCTATTACCCCCTCTAACCCCTCTAGTCCTATCCGCCCCTAATCTAGGAGGACATGACCTCAGGTGATCATAGGTGCTAGTAGGGTCTATATTAACctataaagaaaataaaaattgaGAGAATTCAAAACAAAAAAGTAAAATACAATAAAGACCGGGCTATACAAAAGTAAACAGTCAAAGTAAGGCAAAAGATAGGAAAAAGATAGCAAATGGTAAGAAATAAATAGATGAgataagaaaataaataaaaaacaagtTCAGCAAGTTAGAAAAATACTCCGTATATTCTAATAATACCAATCACGTAACTAGTATACAAAAAAGTAAGGCTCACAAGATTAGGATAATACAGTCAAAGTAAGGTTAAGGGTAAAAGATAATGCATCAATACTGCAGCCTAAAAATTATTGTAACTTAAACACTTGGATACTATTTCCTCCAGTTTATCAAGATGGGTCACATAAACAAAGATACACATTCTGTTTAGTTTAGAGGTAGTAGACGTAACATTTACACCCTGTTGACTTACAATTACAAAATCACCTTCAACCACATAAGTATTAGGTATGAAATGTAAATTAATAACTATATTTAATGTACCTGTTATACTAAATGTTGGTGCACCAAAATGCATATGAAATTCGGTAATTTTTACTTATATAAGTGTGATAAGGGGCATAAACTTGACGGTTTCATATAATAAAACTGACCCAATGTCATCTAGAGATAGAGATGTTAGTCCACCAGCTTGACCAATACTTGAAGCACCACCAAAGGAAGTGCACTACAAAGGTAAAAGTCATTTTTTCACAGGAACCTTAGTAGAGTAATATTGCTCATCAAGGACGAAACATTGATTACCATACTGCAAGCGGTATAGATATAAGATGGAAACCTGAAATATCAGTACTCCGTATCAAGATAACTAATTATGTCACTATCTTTAAAGATAGCATCAATAGTAGGAATCTAAGCCTTAGTTATGTAACCAAATCATAAATTATACATATGAACTATATAAAAACAGAGTTAGTAATTTTGATTTTATCATATAGCACCTTTAATTGTTTTCAAAATCCATTTATATTATTGAATGTAGCAATAAAAATAGTTAAATCAAAAATTCGGAAACTGCGTAGTAGATGTTTGGCCATGTATTAGATTGCGTTGGTCAATATTCAAATTGGAAAAGTCAAGTATCGTTGACCCAGTTTACATGAACAATAATATTTAATCATTATGAAACCCATTTTACCCATTGTACACTAACACTAATAATCGAAACCGTATTGTATTAAGTGAAAATGGCAAAAAATCAAACTTGGTTATGAAAACCTTGTAATCAGTGAAAATGGCAAAAATCAAACTTGGTTACGATCATGAAACCAAATATAAACgaaaaaaacacaaaaaacactTACAGATAGCGTAATATGACAGCAGGTCAATCGGTGCTTTAACTCCAGCTCAGATGATATTAATATACGTACACCTAGTTCACGATTGTTTACCGCGAACCAGCCAATGGCTGAGCCCTCCAATCACCAGTATCCATCGTCTATTTGACGAATGATTTCAATCCTATAGATATAGATGACCTAAAAAGAAAATCAAAAGTAATTTATTAGCATGTAACAAATCGAAAAGAGATATCAGATAGCAATTCATTCATAATACATAAAGCTACACAAATGCATTCAGCCGCAGAGCTAAAATAGAGCGAATTTGATTTAACATTACATATTACAATAAGATGCAGTTTATATGTAAAAGCGTATAACCAAAACTGGACAAACCATTACTAACAAATTATTGATGAAAGCATAGCCGAAAGACCTTGCTGACATGATTTGTTTTTCCTCTTTGATGATACTGGATCTGCTTTCATCAAGTGTAGCTGCTGTCATCACATGTTGTTGAAGGTGTTAGTAGCTGACTATTATATTAGCAATGTATTAATAAACAGCAGTTAAAAGTTAAAACAGTGATAACAATAGCACATCAAGAGACCATAACAACAACACAATCAAACAGGCACATATTTAATATTGTATGAACAAAGTATTATCAGCGAAGCATAAAAAAAACACAAAAACAATTGATAACGAAGCAAATTATGTCTTTTTACTCCCTTTGACAAAAAGACCATATGTAAGATTGCTTTGACTCCCTTTGACAAAAAGTGATGGGcctgaaaaatcaatcgcgtacaTAAAACCCTAACTTTTAAGGTCCAAAACATAAATCGACAATGAAAGCAAAATAGGGAAACAAAAACCTAAAACCATACGGCACAGAAATTGACGATATGTATTACCGCTAGAGAAACCGCAGGTGAAAACACGTCTACAAAAGCAAAGCGTAACCTgtaaatgaatagataagtaaaTGGTTACTGAAgtatattataacaactatatgcaAGCAGAAGACACCAAAAAGTTCTGCTAAAAGTACATATAACAACAGCGGCGGCCATGGCTCCGTTAATATTGTTGTCCGGCAGCATGTGCACCATCAGAAATGATTTTGTTTCTCATTGTGGaactatagtaatagtaatagacctTCATCATCAGCCTTGGAATAAACAACTACGTGCATATATTGTAGAGGAAAAGCAATAATACCAGACATCTAAAGTACAAAACggcatgaaacaacccaacccgtattaaaaccggcccataaaattttttccttttaatacgcgttaaataatactttaggtcccgttacacatattccaaaacgtatttgttatcaaagtaagttcatcgaacttaaaacatacattaatgatttaaactccttaatacaatggttcattaattaaatcgtaaaccggttataatcattaggacccgactagttacgtttacacaaaaccgagcatggtgatttgggactacgctacccaaatcctaatcgagtccaaaagtaagatcttctaaagcaacctagccgagatctctaattcccaagcttacccgagccgccaagcatgcgaacctataaaaatatcaacaacgagagggtaagctaacgcttagtgagtgagaatatgctacatacatatatatgcataaaatggacacgccacaaaatagcaaataccgcataccggagcatccaaacataaaggcaagctagtctaagcataccgtaagatcactaagcaatgagctaaagatacatcaacaaaatataagtttgccaacaacgatgtgaacaatgccaataagctacacccggagggttagctacaacacgacaatacaacattatatgtatacaatatatatgtatatatatgtatatatctctcgaataacataatttgcttacgcttacaacacaataaccatggttaaccaatcgtacaagggaacgatactcgtaagagaccgtcggagttcgtaacatccattagcgttacttaaacaccgcgtaatcactaatcccccgggtgatgtcttaaacaccgcgactaattcacccccatgacaatgtggcgtcttaaacaccgcgacgaatccacacgtcaatctaaataatgagtggtgtcttgaacaccgcgacaattccactcccatgacaatgtggtgtcttaaccaccgcgacaataccacatgccaatcaaacaatgagtagtgtcttaaacaccgcgacactactactcgttacttagaatgtggtgtcttgaacaccgcgacaataccacattcatactacacaaataaatacattatatacgtacacgcataattattccactcacaatactaacccttcgccattggggttatataatccacatcacacgcccatgtgatagagtacacgcaaggtgtgcacctcgtcaaagatggtcaaccaaaacgcacaaccgtgccaattggacctacacacaagtccatcaatccacctatatgtgaagtgagctctataaccgagaaccacttcacccgacccgcacccatcctacacatacatatgcatataggatattaacactcaccttgtcgccttgaagaaaagcttccaagtaatccgcaactcgtcaatggaaagtacctaatccattatcacaaattcaacaacacacttagattggatctacaaaccaacccaattcaacacttagcgcaatttcaacccaaatgcacttccaaggacaaaccgtgcccaaactaaccaataatcactaacacaagtgataatggtcctaatatgccaatttaacccgaacacaagtgttaaacacttatcgttctcaaaatcgcccataaaccctaattttgacccataaggtcaaaatctcaccatttacaagttttaacaccaaaacatgtttaactcagtttaatacttcaacttaatccattttaagtttataaaccttagcAAATCAAtaatcgggtcataatcctcaacaaaccctaattttgactctagtcaaaattagtcaaccacgaaaaccctaaaagtctccaaaacaccaataatcactaatgctagtgattatacaccattctcaagtcttaaacatggttaaatcattaactaacccaaaacccgcctttaacacttacaaacccgaatcttggtgttagtctccaattaacaactaaatgagttccatctatgaatcatacaatcaaaagccccaaatttgaatgatgaacacgataatgaaattcggagttagagcttaccactagtatcaccgtgtagctaagaacgaggagaacacacttgtcaactacaccaaagatcaaaacccgcttcttcctttccaaatttccacttgaatcacttgggtgtttgagttttcttgagagaaaatgaaaagaaaagataaaagaaaataagaaatgaaatgaatggatgaggttaaatcctcaaatctggctcaaacgcgaaaagactaaattgcccttgaacttcatttaaatttacaagaatctggtgccagttcacaccattcgccgcgccgcggcctaattcgtcgcgccgcgacgattgcctcgaactggtgactttgttaacaagctttctgatctggatttatttgaaacgccgcgccgcggctccctttgtcgcgccgcgacacccaacgtggcctgacacattttctcgcatacaagactttaacacccaaacatgtatcgaacccttcatacgcctgtcgtacatacacaatacacctataaattatgtacggggaaaaacggggtgttacaactctcccccacttagactcgatcacgtcctcgtgattcttgtcatttaaccaaacggaccacacttcacggtcctcaaacataagtccaaaccgactttcctaagcaattcttcccactgaattgcctttaacaactaaatcgtcacccgcgatttatcaaatccacaatccgagcactaaaaccatgctcattccctaacatcgggaaaactcaaccaatctcgtacagagatatcaaccccttagcgtacccttaccgagtacaacgctaaaagcaaccaagtctcaacctaaggtcaacaatccgaaacgatgaagaccgaaccaacgaatcctgacggataacaccaatcactaaacatcccttgtagtgcgcaatacgatcaatacgcaagtaccgtaacatcataatcaaaaggctaaaaccgatagcgcccaaaacgactatgaaaacgccaaatccaaaggtgtacaaaatcgactatcgtcacacccgtaacaacacgtgagcgaaacacggctatcgcatcactaatcataccacatggtcctcgcaaccctaccatcggcgtataaaaacacctgatcgatcacacaacacggtccttacgaccccaccattggtgtataaaacaaccaacagatcaacatcacggtccttacgaccccaccatcggtgtataaaacaaccgacagatcacacaacacgatggctggccgaaaacacacgcgccttagtgaatccgaactacacgcgattcactaccatgatgaagtcagcgaacccgaatatcatgcttcaccaatcaataatcccatgatgaagtcagcggaccccgaaggtcatgcttcaccaatctcaacaccggatgaagtcagcggactccgaaagtcatgcttcaccgatataacacctcgctcatgatgaaatcagcggaccccgaaggtaatgctccaccaatcgcatactcccatgatgaagtcagcggaccctaaaggtcatgcttcatcaatcaccaataccatgatgaagtcagcggacccgaaagtcatgcttcatcaatcaacgcccttttggcctcgaacgacgagtagcgtaacatcgcgctctgctacgccatagtgaatcctaacggataccactaaccattcacatacacgagcaagaaccacctatatcaaacataggcacaaaacaattattctctagaagagaatccgacacacacctcccttaaccgaaggatttcaccttgctcgccaaacacgtccattatctctcaaac
This genomic stretch from Rutidosis leptorrhynchoides isolate AG116_Rl617_1_P2 chromosome 11, CSIRO_AGI_Rlap_v1, whole genome shotgun sequence harbors:
- the LOC139875719 gene encoding uncharacterized protein, giving the protein MSVSLIIKETFTVISAYAPHTGLSDAEKKSFWELLDEVVRGCPADHRLIIGGDLNGHIGVEAEGYEGAHGGFGFGPRNEEGRSILKFAIAHEMVVANSFFKKRDAQLATFHSGGRSTQIDFLLLRKGELRTCRDCKVLPALTCSSQHQLLVMDLVTRGRVGRRARVVQPRVLWKNLHGANAETFRATVADRLRVEGDYVALTDVDQIWNRMASAIRDVAKETLGVAIGTSRAHKSSRESWWLNDDVQTKVALKQTRFRELITFGEGTPAERTRIEERYKEAKREAKKAVAIAKDKAYEDLYRKLNSKEGANDIYRIAKPRERRSRDLVNVKFIKNEAGQTIVKEDLIRNRWEEYFASLFCRERPERNGELHEVREYQNNCFCTRINQEEVRSSLRKMGRNKAVGPDQIPIEAWRCLGDEGVRWLTNLFNMTFRSAKMPMEWRLSEVIPIYKNKGDAQICSNYRGIKLLSHTMKLWERDVRR
- the LOC139876364 gene encoding uncharacterized protein isoform X3, which gives rise to MLSFNEDEYFTWRSASFIHRFRSTLDFFACFYGIFPLAVTLCFCRRVFTCGFSSAATLDESRSSIIKEEKQIMSARSFGYAFINNLLVIYIYRIEIIRQIDDGYW
- the LOC139876364 gene encoding uncharacterized protein isoform X1, which codes for MLSFNEDEYFTWRSASFIHRFRSTLDFFACFYGIFPLAVTLCFCRRVFTCGFSSAATLDESRSSIIKEEKQIMSARSFGYAFINNLLVMVIYIYRIEIIRQIDDGYW
- the LOC139876364 gene encoding uncharacterized protein isoform X2, with product MLSFNEDEYFTWRSASFIHRFRSTLDFFACFYGIFPLAVTLCFCRRVFTCGFSSATLDESRSSIIKEEKQIMSARSFGYAFINNLLVMVIYIYRIEIIRQIDDGYW
- the LOC139876364 gene encoding uncharacterized protein isoform X6, with product MLSFNEDEYFTWRSASFIHRFRSTLDFFACFYGIFPLAVTLCFCRRVFTCGFSSAATLDESRSSIIKEEKQIMSARSSISIGLKSFVK
- the LOC139876364 gene encoding uncharacterized protein isoform X4, which codes for MLSFNEDEYFTWRSASFIHRFRSTLDFFACFYGIFPLAVTLCFCRRVFTCGFSSAATLDESRSSIIKEEKQIMSARSFGYAFINNLSSISIGLKSFVK
- the LOC139876364 gene encoding uncharacterized protein isoform X7 — its product is MLSFNEDEYFTWRSASFIHRFRSTLDFFACFYGIFPLAVTLCFCRRVFTCGFSSATLDESRSSIIKEEKQIMSARSSISIGLKSFVK
- the LOC139876364 gene encoding uncharacterized protein isoform X5, yielding MLSFNEDEYFTWRSASFIHRFRSTLDFFACFYGIFPLAVTLCFCRRVFTCGFSSATLDESRSSIIKEEKQIMSARSFGYAFINNLSSISIGLKSFVK